In Acipenser ruthenus chromosome 15, fAciRut3.2 maternal haplotype, whole genome shotgun sequence, a genomic segment contains:
- the LOC117421957 gene encoding cytosolic phospholipase A2 zeta-like gives MLRRGSIRTLQVLAAVFVKTQDRARTFEQHNLPATTRKEVDPYRNLSVKIIEAKNIPKKDLFSQSDCYVALRLPTASSKTHRTRTVWDSSAPVWNETFRYRIHSHVKNVLELSVLDQDLLSRDDLCINVFYDLDNLSPGEVVRHVFTLDPETRGELHVEFTVEESKEPPGEIQTNGVLVASHLSLLEVQVENSTEAKALTREDESLALQVTGAYEKEQTVFGLPPHPAPMQPLTFHLNLDLEAEISARLTPDSNVKSEDPAEEEEAGHTPDAAAVTLTSLPVGQEVLLSVPVGKDKDIELKLKATDSTEALDLRLGFDLSAMELQCVERRKLRACQALQRVLHLSQAPHPEEVPVVAVVGSGGGIRAMTSLLGSLLGLQRLDLLDTVTYIAGVSGSTWAMSGLYTDPDWSQHDLQGPIRRAQAAVSKSQLGMLSTERLQYYCGELKRRAGEGQAVSFLDLWGLIIEYLIHGERDPATLSDQQRAVAEGQNPFPIYTAVNLKEGISGSASMAEWCEFTPYEVGLPKYGAFIRAEDFGSEFYMGHLIKRHPETRIPYLLGLWSNLFSINLTQGLTSLSGSFPNWIQWLREAVRSKDEGAVAGRPAALDTFFVTPVSAVTQLLEEMLSDRPIIGQSYNFMRGLNLHRDYSQSHGFTAWNGTHLDAFPNQLTPADPQLHLADSGFSINTGTPPLLRPERGVDVLLSFNFTWGDQFKALKLTEQYCADHCLPFPRIDLSSIEGRPLQECYVFTDEGDPRAPIVLHFPLVNHSFRENSAPGVQRVGEAELSEARFEVLTPDSDYRTFDVSYTPAQHQRLVELTCYNVLNNSQALQGALRQALDRKREARHAQEVTQRHAAA, from the exons TTTCTCAGTCAGACTGCTACGTGGCTCTCAGACTCCCCACAGCATCGTCGAAGACTCACCGCACCCGAACCGTGTGGGACTCTAGCGCCCCCGTGTGGAACGAGACCTTCCGCTACAGGATACACAGCCACGTGAAG AACGTTCTGGAGCTGAGTGTGCTTGACCAGGACCTGCTCTCCAGAGACGACCTCTGCATCAACGTGTTCTATGACCTCGATAACCTTTCACCCGGGGAGGTGGTACGGCACGTCTTCACACTGGACCCTGAG ACGAGGGGGGAGCTCCACGTGGAGTTCACAGTGGAGGAGAG caAGGAGCCTCCTGGAGAAATTCAGACCAATGGTGTGCTGGTG GCCAGCCATCTTTCCCTTCTGGAGGTCCAGGTGGAGAACAGCACAGAGGCGAAGGCGCTCACTAGAG AGGATGAAAGCCTCGCCCTGCAGGTGACAGGAGCCTATGAGAAGGAGCAGACTGTGTTTGGCCTGCCCCCCCACCCCGCCCCTATGCAACCCCTGACCTTCCACCTCAACCTGGACCTGGAGGCTGAGATAAGCGCCAGGCTGACCCCGGACAGCAATGTGAAG AGTGAGGACCCTGCAGAAGAGGAAGAGGCGGGGCACACCCCCGACGCAGCGGCCGTGACGCTGACATCACTTCCTGTTGGACAAGAAGTCTTGCTGTCAGTCCCTGTTGGAAAG GATAAAGATATCGAACTTAAGCTGAAGGCTACAGACAG cacgGAGGCCCTGGACCTGCGTCTGGGGTTCGATCTCTCTGCGATGGAGCTGCAGTGTGTGGAGAGGAGGAAGCTGCGGGCGTGTCAGGCCCTGCAGAGAGTCCTGCACCTGAGCCAAGCGCCCCACCCCGAGGAG GTACCCGTGGTGGCAGTAGTGGGATCAGGGGGAGGGATCCGAGCGATGACCTCGCTGCTGGGCTCCCTGCTTGGTCTGCAGAGGCTGGACCTGCTGGACACAGTGACCTACATCGCGGGGGTCTCGGGTTCGACATG ggCCATGTCCGGCCTCTACACAGACCCAGACTGGTCCCAGCATGACCTGCAGGGCCCGATCAGGAGAGCCCAGGCCGCGGTGAGTAAGAGCCAGCTGGGCATGCTGTCGACGGAGCGGCTGCAGTATTACTGTGGGGAGCTGAAGAGGAGGGCAGGCGAGGGGCAGGCAGTCAGCTTCCTGGACCTGTGGGGGCTGATCATCGAGTACCTGATCCATGGAGAG AGGGACCCAGCCACCCTGTCTGACCAGCAGAGGGCAGTAGCAGAGGGTCAGAACCCCTTTCCCATTTACACAGCCGTCAACCTGAAGGAGGGGATCTCGGGGAGTGCCAGCATGGCAG AGTGGTGCGAGTTCACCCCCTATGAAGTGGGCTTGCCCAAGTACGGAGCCTTCATCCGGGCCGAGGACTTTGGGAGCGAGTTCTACATGGGTCACCTGATCAAGAGACACCCCGAGACACGCATCCCCTACCTGCTGG GGCTGTGGAGCAACTTGTTCTCCATTAACCTGACCCAGGGCTTGACCTCGCTGTCTGGCTCCTTTCCAAACTGGATCCAGTGGCTCAGAGAGGCCGTGCGCAGCAAGG ACGAGGGCGCTGTGGCGGGGAGGCCAGCCGCGCTGGACACCTTCTTCGTGACTCCGGTCAGCGCGGTCACCCAGCTGCTGGAGGAGATGCTGAGTGACCGGCCCATCATCGGCCAGAGCTACAACTTCATGAGGGGACTGAACCTGCATCGAGACTACAGCCAGAGCCACGGGTTCACTGCATGGAATG GGACCCATCTGGATGCCTTCCCGAATCAGCTGACCCCTGCTGACCCCCAGCTGCACTTGGCAGATTCGGGGTTCTCCATCAACACGGGGACCCCGCCCCTGCTGAGACCCGAGAGGGGCGTCGACGTGCTGCTGTCATTCAACTTCACCTGGGGGGACCAGTTCAAG GCTCTGAAGCTGACGGAGCAGTACTGTGCTGATcactgcctgcccttcccccgcATCGATCTGAGCTCCATCGAGGGGCGCCCCCTGCAGGAGTGCTACGTCTTCACCGACGAGGGGGACCCCCGCGCCCCGATAGTGCTGCACTTCCCTCTGGTCAACCACTCCTTCAGGGAGAACAGCGCCCCAG GAGTACAGCGCGTGGGGGAGGCGGAGTTGAGCGAGGCCCGGTTCGAGGTTCTGACTCCGGACTCGGATTACCGCACCTTCGATGTGAGCTACACCCCGGCACAGCACCAGCGTCTGGTGGAGCTGACCTGCTACAACGTGCTCAATAACAGCCAGGCCCTGCAGGGGGCGCTGCGCCAGGCTCTGGACAGGAAGAGGGAGGCGCGACACGCACAGGAAGTGACACAGCGCCACGCGGCAGCGTAG